From a single Rutidosis leptorrhynchoides isolate AG116_Rl617_1_P2 chromosome 5, CSIRO_AGI_Rlap_v1, whole genome shotgun sequence genomic region:
- the LOC139850147 gene encoding uncharacterized protein: MRNRLMLMKYIPLTDCEVGICIHQGAKIRKKEVARVSTRTSGLLQLALEDFALDLTWDWFGKIDTRRSYDFLRSCPSGSGAGRSVGPRSGNRLARLGRIRVGSWNVGTLTGKRYELVETLRECKVDILCVQETRWKGRGAARINDYKLWFSGSRVARNGVGIIIGPPYNEYVVDVGRRSDRIMSVRLVIQEVTFTVICAYAPHAGRGDAEKRHFWESLDAVMRMCPSDHSLLIGGDLNGHIGSDVEGYAGVHGGFGYGARNEEGLSILEFAVAHDLAVVNSFFKKRDAQLATFHSGGHSTQIDYLLIRKGDLRTCGDCKVLTAWTCSSQHRLLVMDLVLQRRATKSVRQAQPKILWKKLNGEKAETFKTTVIGRVDAELEMISNDDTDQMWICLASSIREVAKETLGVALGTCRGHRAVRESWWFSEEVQSKVALKQLRFRELIAGGEGTPTDRIRAVERYKEAKREAKKAVALAKENAYEDLYKKLDSKEGANDIYKIAKARERRRMDLDNIKFIKNEDGQTLVKEDEIRKRWEEYFSSLFVVGRPERHEDLQDADIEQSHNSIDCERISEEEVRLALRKMGRNKSVGPDQIPIEAWRCLGDTGVRWLTCLFNKTFRSSKMPMEWRLSETIPIYKNKGDAQCCGIQECIPWCLIFADDIVLVSDSKEELNRRLEQWRVALESNGLYISRQKTEYLSCDFDRNVDEQSDGVNICIGDQILHPQTSFRYLGSVLHKSGRIDEDVSHRIKTHASMV, translated from the exons TTTGGTAAGATAGACACTAGACGTTCTTATGATTTCTTAAGGTCATGTCCTTCTGGTTCTGGGGCGGGTAGGTCGGTTGGGCCTAGAAGCGGCAATAGGTTAGCGAGGTTGGGTAGGATTAGAGTGGGTAGTTGGAATGTGGGAACTTTGACCGGCAAGCGGTATGAACTGGTCGAGACTTTACGAGAATGCAAAGTGGACATTTTGTGCGTCCAAGAGACTAGATGGAAAGGTCGAGGGGCGGCTAGGATCAATGACTACAAGTTGTGGTTCTCGGGATCGAGAGTAGCTAGGAATGGGGTTGGAATCATTATTGGCCCACCCTACAACGAGTATGTTGTGGATGTAGGTAGACGGAGCGACAGGATTATGTCGGTTAGGTTGGTTATTCAGGAGGTGACTTTCACGGTAATTTGCGCTTACGCACCCCATGCGGGCCGTGGAGATGCTGAAAAGAGACACTTCTGGGAATCGTTAGACGCGGTTATGAGGATGTGCCCTTCGGACCATAGTTTACTTATTGGTGGAGATCTCAATGGCCATATAGGATCTGATGTTGAGGGATATGCGGGAGTCCACGGGGGTTTTGGGTACGGAGCTAGAAATGAGGAAGGACTCTCTATTCTTGAATTTGCTGTTGCCCACGACTTGGCAGTTGTGAATTCGTTTTTCAAGAAGAGGGATGCTCAGTTAGCAACTTTTCATAGCGGAGGTCATAGTACCCAGATTGACTACCTGTTAATTCGCAAAGGGGATCTTAGGACTTGTGGAGACTGTAAGGTCCTGACTGCCTGGACATGCTCCTCCCAGCACAGACTGTTGGTCATGGATTTGGTTCTCCAGAGACGGGCCACCAAGAGTGTGAGACAAGCCCAACCTAAGATCTTGTGGAAGAAGTTGAACGGAGAGAAGGCAGAGACCTTTAAAACTACGGTTATAGGTAGAGTGGATGCTGAATTAGAAATGATATCCAATGATGACACGGATCAGATGTGGATTTGTCTGGCGTCCTCCATTAGAGAGGTAGCCAAGGAAACCCTAGGTGTGGCTCTAGGTACATGTAGAGGCCATAGGGCTGTTAGAGAATCATGGTGGTTCAGTGAAGAGGTTCAAAGCAAAGTTGCGCTTAAGCAActaaggtttagggagctcattgCTGGTGGGGAGGGGACTCCGACGGATAGAATTAGGGCTGTAGAGAGATATAAAGAAGccaaaagagaagctaagaaggctgtAGCCCTAGCAAAAGAAAATGCATATGAAGATCTGTATAAGAAACTTGACTCCAAAGAGGGAGCTAATGATATTTACAagatagccaaagctagggagcgaagaCGCATGGATCTtgataacatcaagtttatcaaaaATGAAGATGGTCAAACTTTAGTTAAGGAAGAcgaaattaggaaaagatgggaagagtaTTTCTCATCTCTCTTCGTAGTGGGAAGACCAGAGCGCCACGAGGACTTACAAGACGCTGATATAGAACAATCCCATAACAGCATAGATTGCGAGAGGATTAGCGAAGAGGAAGTAAGATTggcactacgaaagatggggagaaataaATCAGTGGGACCGGATCAGATCCCTATTGAGGCGTGGCGGTGCCTGGGCGACACTGGTGTTAGATGGCTGACTTGCCTTTTTAACAAGACGTTTCGAAGCTCTaaaatgcctatggaatggagactgaGTGAGACTATTCCCATCTATAAGAACAAGGGGGATGCTCAATGTTGCg GGATACAAGAATGCATCCCTTGGTGcctgatttttgccgatgatattgtgctCGTTTCGGATTCTAAGGAGGAGCTTAATAGAAGGCTGGAGCAATGGAGGGTGGCCTTAGAAAGTAACGGTCTATACATTAGTAGACAAAAGACAGAATATCTTAGTTGCGATTTTGATAGGAATGTTGATGAACAAAGTGATGGAGTGAACATCTGTATTggagaccagatcttgcatccaCAAACTTCGTTTAGATACCTGGGCTCGGTGCTAcacaaatcggggaggatagatGAAGACGTGTCGCACCGAATTAAG aCCCATGCATCGATGGTGTAA